The genomic region TCATCAAGCGCTCGAGCCTGATCGAGGTCAGCGCCGACGGCGCGCACACGCTCGGCGAGATCGCCTCGGAGCTGGCTTACGGCGAGGGGCTGCAGGCGCACGCGAAAAGCGCCGAATACCGGATGCGCAACCACGGCAACTGAGCCGGCGCGGCGGCGCGGGCAAGCGGCAGCCAAGCACCACATGGCCAGCGCGACGGAGCCGGCCGCGGCCGGGCCGGCGGCATCGAGACCCGCGGCCCGGACGATCCGGGCCGCCGACACGGGCGGCGCGAGGCACGCCGCGGACCCATCATGACGACGCCACAAGACATCATCCGCCCCGACGTGCTCGCGATGACGAGCTACCCGGTGCCGGACGCGGCCGGGCTCGTGAAGCTCGACGCGATGGAAAGCCCGTATGGGCTGCCCGCGCCGCTCGCGGCCGGGCTCGGTGAGCGGCTCGCGCAGCTCGCGCTGAACCGCTATCCGCCGCCGCGTCCCGCCGCGCTGATCGCCAAGCTGCGCGCCGCGATGGGGATTCCCGACGGCTGCGAGGTGCTGCTCGGCAACGGCTCGGACGAGATCATCGGAATGCTGGCGGTGGCCTGCGCGCGGCCCGGTGCGAAGGTGCTGATGCCGGTGCCCGGCTTCGTGATGGTCGAGCAGTACGCGCGCCTCGCGCAGATGGCGTTCGTCGGCGTGCCGTTGCGCGCGGATATGTCCCTCGACGTCGACGCGCTGCTCGCGGCGATCGCCGAACACCGGCCGGCGCTGATCCACCTGGCCTATCCGAACAATCCCACCGGCACGCTCTATGCCGAGGCCGACATCGAGCGCGTGATCGCCGCCGCGCGTACCAGCCTGGTGGTGATCGACGAGGCCTACCAGCCGTTCGCCGAGCGCAGCTGGCTCGCGCGCGTCCCCGAATTCGACAACGTGGTGGTGATGCGCACCGTCTCGAAGCTCGGCCTGGCCGGGGTGCGCTTCGGCTATCTGGTCGGCGCGCCGGCCTGGCTGGCCGAAATCGACAAGGTGCGCCCGCCCTACAACGTCAACCTGCTGACCCAGGGCTGCATCGACTACCTGCTCGATCACCTCGACGTGCTCGACGCCCAGGCCGCGCAACTGCGCGCCGAGCGCGGCCGGCTCGCCGCGGCGGTGGCCGCGCTGCCCGGCGCGACGGTATTCCCGAGCGCCGGCAATTTCCTGCTGGTGCGCGTGCCCGACGCCTGCGCCCTGTTCGACGCGCTGCTCATCGAGCGGGTGTTGATCAAAAACGTGAGTAAAATGCATCCGTTGCTCGCGAACTGCGTGCGGCTGACGGTCGGTTCTCCTGAGGAGAACGCCGCGCTGCTCGCCGCGTTGCGACTGGTGCTGCGCTAGCGCGGGCCGCGCGCCGCCGGGCGGCCGCCGCGGCCTCGCGCGTCCCCCATTACCCAGTCATTTCAAGGAATCACCATGCGCGTGGCGGAAGTCGTTCGCGATACGAGCGAAACGCAGATCCGTGTGAAGATCAATCTCGACGGCACTGGCCAGCAGAAGCTGGCCACCGGCGTGCCGTTCCTCGACCATATGCTCGACCAGATCGCGCGCCATGGTCTCATCGATCTCGACATCGAAGCGCATGGGGATACGCATATCGACGACCACCACACGGTGGAGGACGTCGGCATCACGCTCGGCCAGGCGGTGGCGAAGGCGATCGGCGAGCGCAAGGGCATCCGCCGCTACGGCCATGCCTACGTGCCGCTCGACGAGGCGCTCTCGCGCGTGGTGATCGACTTCTCGGGCCGGCCCGGCCTCGAATTCCACGTGCCGTTCACGCGCGCACGGATCGGCACCTTCGACGTGGACCTGTCGATCGAGTTCTTCCGCGGCTTCGTGAACCACGCGGGCGTCACGCTGCACATCGACAATCTGCGCGGCATCAACGCCCATCACCAGCTCGAGACCGTCTTCAAGGCGTTCGGGCGCGCG from Burkholderia glumae LMG 2196 = ATCC 33617 harbors:
- the hisC gene encoding histidinol-phosphate transaminase, with the protein product MTTPQDIIRPDVLAMTSYPVPDAAGLVKLDAMESPYGLPAPLAAGLGERLAQLALNRYPPPRPAALIAKLRAAMGIPDGCEVLLGNGSDEIIGMLAVACARPGAKVLMPVPGFVMVEQYARLAQMAFVGVPLRADMSLDVDALLAAIAEHRPALIHLAYPNNPTGTLYAEADIERVIAAARTSLVVIDEAYQPFAERSWLARVPEFDNVVVMRTVSKLGLAGVRFGYLVGAPAWLAEIDKVRPPYNVNLLTQGCIDYLLDHLDVLDAQAAQLRAERGRLAAAVAALPGATVFPSAGNFLLVRVPDACALFDALLIERVLIKNVSKMHPLLANCVRLTVGSPEENAALLAALRLVLR
- the hisB gene encoding imidazoleglycerol-phosphate dehydratase HisB, with the protein product MRVAEVVRDTSETQIRVKINLDGTGQQKLATGVPFLDHMLDQIARHGLIDLDIEAHGDTHIDDHHTVEDVGITLGQAVAKAIGERKGIRRYGHAYVPLDEALSRVVIDFSGRPGLEFHVPFTRARIGTFDVDLSIEFFRGFVNHAGVTLHIDNLRGINAHHQLETVFKAFGRALRMAAEIDERAAGQIPSTKGSL